A genomic segment from Streptomyces sp. NBC_00459 encodes:
- a CDS encoding sensor histidine kinase: MSGDRPTSVPEAPAAFPGRRWLFPSAVLDELDHDPGSGPGPHPGSGSAGERAGWFGRSARPRRTARDWVVDFTCFLLAVLIGVLGADALVGDPNTPHAVAVVDQWIGALSCGAVWLRRRWPLGLALAMLAVSLVSSTAGGAGLVALFSLAVHRPFRYVGLVGAASVAVLPFFYWLRPDPDLPYFVSVALSVLLIATAVGWGMFVRSKRQLMLSLRDRLRRAEAEALLRAEQAQRLAREAIAREMHDVLAHRLTLLSVHAGALEFRPDAPREEVARAAGVIRESAHDALQDLREIIGVLRAGDTEEAGRPQPTLAALDTLVTESREAGMKIVLDSRVTAPAAVPASVGRTAYRIVQEGLTNARKHAPGAEVTVSLTGAPGDGLTVSVSNPAPPGEVPHVPGSGQGLIGLAERATLAGGRLEHGAQADGGGGEDAGGAGGFTVRAWLPWGV; encoded by the coding sequence GTGAGTGGTGACAGACCGACATCCGTGCCCGAGGCCCCGGCTGCGTTCCCCGGGCGGCGCTGGCTCTTCCCGTCTGCAGTGCTCGACGAACTCGATCACGACCCCGGTTCCGGTCCTGGTCCCCACCCCGGTTCCGGCTCGGCGGGAGAACGGGCCGGATGGTTCGGAAGGTCCGCACGACCCCGGCGCACCGCGCGTGACTGGGTCGTCGACTTCACCTGCTTCCTGCTGGCCGTCCTGATCGGCGTCCTGGGCGCCGACGCCCTGGTCGGCGACCCGAACACCCCCCACGCCGTCGCCGTCGTCGACCAGTGGATCGGCGCCCTCTCCTGCGGCGCCGTATGGCTGCGGCGTCGCTGGCCGCTCGGCCTCGCCCTCGCGATGCTCGCGGTCAGCCTGGTGTCGAGCACCGCGGGCGGCGCCGGCCTGGTCGCCCTCTTCTCCCTCGCCGTGCACCGGCCCTTCCGGTACGTCGGCCTGGTCGGTGCTGCCTCCGTCGCGGTGCTGCCGTTCTTCTACTGGCTGCGCCCCGACCCTGACCTGCCGTACTTCGTCTCGGTGGCCCTCAGCGTCCTGCTGATCGCGACGGCGGTCGGCTGGGGCATGTTCGTGCGGTCCAAGCGGCAGCTCATGCTGAGCCTGCGGGACCGGCTGCGGCGGGCCGAGGCGGAGGCGCTGCTGCGCGCCGAACAGGCGCAGCGGCTCGCCCGCGAGGCCATCGCCCGCGAGATGCACGACGTGCTCGCCCATCGGCTCACCCTGCTGAGCGTCCACGCCGGAGCCCTGGAGTTCCGTCCCGACGCGCCCCGCGAGGAGGTCGCGAGGGCCGCCGGGGTCATCCGGGAGAGCGCCCACGACGCGCTCCAGGACCTGCGGGAGATCATCGGCGTCCTGCGGGCCGGGGACACGGAGGAGGCGGGGCGCCCGCAGCCGACGCTGGCCGCGCTCGACACCCTGGTGACCGAATCCCGCGAGGCCGGCATGAAGATCGTGCTGGACAGCCGTGTGACGGCACCGGCCGCCGTCCCCGCCTCCGTCGGCCGCACCGCCTACCGGATCGTCCAGGAGGGCCTCACGAACGCCCGCAAACACGCCCCGGGCGCCGAGGTCACCGTGTCCCTCACGGGCGCCCCGGGCGACGGCCTGACCGTCTCCGTGAGCAATCCCGCGCCCCCGGGGGAGGTCCCGCACGTTCCCGGCTCCGGACAGGGCCTCATCGGCCTGGCCGAACGGGCGACGCTGGCGGGCGGCCGGCTGGAGCACGGCGCGCAGGCGGACGGGGGTGGCGGTGAGGACGCGGGCGGAGCCGGGGGATTCACTGTCCGGGCCTGGCTGCCGTGGGGTGTCTGA
- a CDS encoding aldo/keto reductase, which yields MRYRLLGRTGLRVSELFLGAMTFGDQGGVGAPKGECARILDAYEDAGGNVVDTAINYRGGASETILGELLRGRRDRLVLSTKYTISRDGADPNAAGNHRKNLTLSLETSLRRLGTDYVDIYWVHIWDRATPVEETMRALDDAVRSGKVLYVGISDAPAWVVSRANTLAQWRGWTQFAALQVPYSLLNRDIERELLPMAEAFGMSVAAWSPLQNGILSGKYTRARGIAPDESVRLSADAIGEREHTVARAVQSAADELGASPAQVAIAWTMARSPAVHPIVGARRVEQLTDNLGAAELTLPADLVAKLDETTGFRPGFPTEFIEETSAWVYGEAGQRVVPRTVLA from the coding sequence GTGCGCTACCGACTGCTGGGCCGGACCGGTCTGCGTGTCTCCGAGCTCTTCCTCGGGGCCATGACCTTCGGTGACCAGGGTGGGGTGGGGGCGCCCAAGGGGGAGTGCGCGCGCATCCTCGACGCGTACGAGGACGCCGGCGGGAATGTCGTCGACACCGCGATCAACTACCGCGGTGGTGCGAGCGAGACGATCCTGGGCGAACTCCTCAGGGGCCGGCGCGACCGGCTCGTACTGTCCACGAAGTACACGATCTCGCGCGACGGCGCCGACCCCAACGCCGCCGGCAACCACCGCAAGAACCTCACGCTGTCCCTGGAGACGAGCCTGCGGCGGCTCGGCACGGACTACGTCGACATCTACTGGGTGCACATCTGGGACCGCGCCACGCCCGTCGAGGAGACCATGCGCGCCCTCGACGACGCCGTGCGTTCCGGGAAGGTGCTCTACGTCGGCATCTCGGACGCCCCGGCCTGGGTGGTGTCCCGGGCGAACACGCTGGCCCAGTGGCGGGGCTGGACGCAGTTCGCCGCGCTCCAGGTGCCGTACAGCCTGCTCAACCGGGACATCGAGCGTGAACTGCTGCCGATGGCCGAGGCGTTCGGGATGTCGGTGGCGGCCTGGAGTCCGCTGCAGAACGGCATCCTGTCCGGCAAGTACACACGCGCGCGGGGCATCGCCCCCGACGAGTCGGTACGGCTGTCCGCGGACGCGATCGGCGAGCGCGAACACACGGTGGCGCGGGCGGTGCAGTCGGCGGCGGACGAACTCGGCGCGTCCCCGGCGCAGGTGGCCATCGCCTGGACCATGGCGCGCTCCCCCGCCGTGCACCCGATCGTGGGTGCGCGCCGGGTCGAGCAGCTCACGGACAACCTCGGCGCGGCCGAACTGACGCTCCCGGCGGACCTGGTGGCGAAACTGGACGAGACCACCGGCTTCCGGCCTGGCTTCCCCACCGAGTTCATCGAGGAGACCTCGGCCTGGGTGTACGGGGAGGCGGGACAACGGGTGGTGCCGCGTACGGTGCTCGCCTGA
- a CDS encoding response regulator transcription factor has protein sequence MTVIRLLLVDDDPLVRAGLSFMMGGADDIEIVGEAADGSEVEALVGRTGPDVVLMDIRMPTVDGLAATERLRALKDAPQVVVLTTFHADDQVLRALRAGAAGFVLKDTPPAEILAAVRRVAAGDPVLSPAVTRQLMAHAAGGTADTRRAGARERMGALNDREREVAVAVGQGRANAEIAAALFMSVATVKTHVSRILAKLDLNNRVQIALLAYDAGLLEENGQDGH, from the coding sequence ATGACCGTGATCAGACTGCTCCTCGTCGATGACGACCCCCTGGTACGGGCGGGTCTGTCCTTCATGATGGGCGGCGCCGACGACATCGAGATCGTCGGCGAGGCCGCCGACGGCAGCGAGGTCGAGGCGCTCGTCGGCCGTACCGGCCCGGACGTCGTGCTCATGGACATCCGGATGCCGACGGTGGACGGCCTCGCCGCCACCGAACGTCTGCGGGCCCTCAAGGACGCCCCGCAGGTCGTGGTCCTCACCACCTTCCACGCCGACGACCAGGTACTGCGCGCCCTGCGCGCGGGTGCCGCCGGCTTCGTCCTCAAGGACACCCCGCCCGCCGAGATCCTCGCCGCGGTACGCCGTGTCGCGGCCGGCGACCCCGTCCTGTCGCCCGCCGTGACCCGCCAGTTGATGGCCCACGCGGCGGGCGGCACCGCCGACACCCGGCGGGCAGGTGCCCGGGAGCGGATGGGTGCGCTGAACGACCGGGAACGCGAGGTCGCGGTCGCCGTCGGCCAGGGCAGGGCGAACGCCGAGATCGCCGCCGCCCTGTTCATGAGCGTCGCCACCGTCAAGACGCACGTCTCCCGCATCCTCGCCAAGCTGGACCTCAACAACCGAGTACAGATCGCCCTGTTGGCGTACGACGCAGGACTCCTGGAAGAGAACGGGCAGGACGGGCACTGA
- a CDS encoding Gfo/Idh/MocA family protein: MRIGVIGTGRIGTFHANALSRHREVGGSLIVTDADSGRAQDLAHRLGATAAPGVDEIFTWGVDAVVITAATSAHAELIGRAARSGLPVFCEKPIALDLPATLAAIAEVEAAGTILQMGFQRRFDTGYTGAREAVRSGKLGRLHTVRMMTSDQTPPPPEYLPLSGGLYRDTLIHDFDILRWVTGREIVEVYATGSDAGPSMFRDAGDIDTGAAVLTLDDGTLATATATRMNGAGYDVRMELAGELDQIGVGLDDRTPIASTEPAGPPAASKPWTGFLERFGPAYEDELSAFVEVVRGERANPCDGREALQALRVAEACELSRREHRPVHLAEIQGGWS; this comes from the coding sequence ATGCGCATCGGAGTCATCGGGACGGGCCGCATCGGTACATTCCACGCGAATGCCCTCAGCCGCCACCGCGAGGTAGGGGGCTCCCTCATCGTCACGGACGCGGACAGCGGGCGGGCACAGGATCTCGCGCACCGCTTAGGAGCCACGGCCGCACCGGGTGTGGACGAGATCTTCACCTGGGGCGTGGACGCCGTGGTGATCACAGCCGCCACCTCGGCCCACGCCGAACTGATCGGTCGGGCAGCACGCTCGGGTCTCCCGGTGTTCTGCGAGAAGCCCATAGCGCTCGACCTGCCGGCCACTCTGGCCGCGATCGCCGAGGTGGAGGCGGCCGGCACCATCCTCCAGATGGGCTTCCAGCGCCGCTTCGACACCGGGTACACAGGTGCCCGCGAGGCCGTGCGCTCCGGGAAGCTCGGCCGTCTGCACACCGTCCGGATGATGACGTCGGACCAGACGCCGCCTCCGCCCGAGTATCTGCCGCTGTCCGGCGGGCTGTACCGGGACACCCTGATCCACGACTTCGACATCCTGCGCTGGGTGACGGGGCGCGAGATCGTCGAGGTGTACGCGACCGGGTCGGACGCCGGGCCCTCGATGTTCCGCGACGCCGGCGACATCGACACGGGCGCCGCGGTCCTCACCCTGGACGACGGCACCCTCGCCACGGCGACGGCGACCCGTATGAACGGCGCCGGCTACGACGTCCGTATGGAGCTGGCCGGTGAGCTGGACCAGATCGGCGTCGGCCTGGACGACCGTACGCCCATCGCGTCCACCGAACCGGCCGGACCGCCCGCCGCGAGCAAGCCGTGGACCGGCTTCCTGGAGCGCTTCGGCCCCGCCTACGAGGACGAGCTGTCGGCCTTCGTCGAGGTGGTGCGCGGCGAACGCGCCAACCCGTGCGACGGCCGCGAGGCACTCCAGGCCCTGCGTGTCGCCGAGGCCTGCGAACTGTCCAGACGGGAGCACAGGCCCGTACATCTGGCGGAGATCCAGGGCGGGTGGAGCTGA
- a CDS encoding GntR family transcriptional regulator: protein MDPTAPLELSVDRSSPVPLYFQLSQQLEAAIEHGALTPGSLLGNEIELAGRLGLSRPTVRQAIQSLVDKGLLVRRRGVGTQVVHSQVKRPLELSSLYDDLEAAGQRPATRVLVNTVVPASAEVAAALNVAEGSDVHRVERLRMAHGEPMAYLCNYLPPGLFDLDTGQLEATGLYRLMRAAGITLHSARQSIGARGALAEEAERLTEREGAPLLTMQRTTFDDTGRAVEFGTHTYRPTRYSFEFQLLVRP, encoded by the coding sequence GTGGATCCGACAGCGCCGCTGGAACTCAGTGTGGACCGGAGCAGTCCGGTGCCGCTGTACTTCCAGCTGTCCCAGCAGCTCGAAGCCGCGATCGAGCACGGAGCACTCACTCCCGGCAGTCTGCTGGGCAACGAGATAGAGCTGGCCGGGCGGCTCGGCCTGTCCCGCCCCACGGTGCGCCAGGCCATCCAGTCCCTCGTGGACAAGGGCCTGCTCGTACGCCGCCGGGGCGTCGGCACGCAGGTCGTCCACAGCCAGGTCAAACGCCCTCTGGAACTGAGCAGCCTGTACGACGACCTGGAGGCGGCGGGCCAGCGCCCCGCGACCAGGGTGCTCGTCAACACGGTCGTGCCGGCGTCCGCCGAGGTCGCCGCAGCGCTCAACGTGGCCGAGGGCAGCGACGTACACCGCGTGGAACGGCTGCGGATGGCGCACGGCGAGCCGATGGCGTACCTCTGCAACTATCTGCCGCCCGGCCTGTTCGACCTGGACACGGGCCAGCTGGAGGCCACCGGGCTGTACCGGCTGATGCGCGCCGCCGGGATCACCCTGCACAGCGCCCGCCAGTCGATCGGCGCGCGCGGGGCACTGGCGGAGGAGGCAGAACGCCTCACCGAGCGCGAGGGTGCCCCCTTGCTCACGATGCAACGCACGACGTTCGACGACACGGGCCGCGCGGTCGAGTTCGGCACCCACACCTACCGCCCGACGCGCTACTCCTTCGAATTCCAGCTCCTGGTACGCCCCTGA
- a CDS encoding ROK family glucokinase, translated as MTSYRDLALPRALAGSGREGSAPIGSRRAPALRTVGTRERRSHLTAPRVPTVGIDIGGTKVMAGVVDADGNILEKIRTETPDKSKSPKVVEDTITELVLDLSDRHDVHAVGIGAAGWVDADRSRVLFAPHLSWRNEPLRDRLAGRLAVPVLVDNDANAAAWAEWRFGAGRGEDHLVMITLGTGIGGAILEDGQVKRGKFGVAGEFGHMQVVPGGHRCPCGNRGCWEQYSSGNALVREARELAAADSPVAYGIIEHVKGNIADITGPMITELAREGDAMCIELLQDIGQWLGVGIANLAAALDPSCFVIGGGVSAADDLLIGPARDAFRRHLTGRGYRPEARIARAQLGPEAGMVGAADLARLVARRFRRANRRRVERYERYEKFVETTRRATQGPL; from the coding sequence ATGACCAGCTACCGCGACCTCGCACTCCCCAGGGCACTGGCCGGCTCCGGCCGAGAGGGCAGCGCCCCCATCGGCTCCCGCAGAGCCCCCGCCCTGCGCACCGTCGGCACGCGCGAGCGCCGTTCCCACCTCACGGCTCCCCGCGTGCCCACCGTCGGCATCGACATCGGCGGCACGAAGGTGATGGCGGGAGTGGTCGACGCCGACGGCAACATCCTGGAGAAGATCCGTACCGAGACGCCGGACAAGTCCAAGAGCCCCAAGGTCGTCGAGGACACCATCACGGAGCTGGTCCTGGACCTCTCCGACCGGCACGACGTGCACGCCGTCGGCATCGGAGCGGCCGGCTGGGTCGACGCCGACCGCAGCCGCGTCCTGTTCGCCCCGCACCTGTCCTGGCGCAACGAGCCCCTGCGCGACCGCCTCGCGGGCCGGCTGGCCGTCCCCGTGCTGGTCGACAACGACGCCAACGCCGCCGCCTGGGCGGAGTGGCGCTTCGGCGCGGGCCGCGGCGAGGACCACCTCGTCATGATCACGCTCGGCACCGGCATCGGCGGCGCGATCCTGGAGGACGGCCAGGTCAAGCGCGGCAAGTTCGGCGTCGCAGGCGAGTTCGGCCATATGCAGGTCGTGCCCGGCGGCCACCGCTGCCCGTGCGGCAACCGTGGTTGCTGGGAGCAGTACAGCTCAGGAAACGCCCTGGTCAGAGAGGCGCGCGAACTCGCGGCTGCAGACTCCCCGGTTGCGTACGGGATCATCGAGCACGTCAAGGGCAACATCGCCGACATCACCGGTCCGATGATCACCGAGCTGGCCCGCGAGGGCGACGCCATGTGCATCGAACTGCTCCAGGACATCGGCCAGTGGCTCGGCGTCGGCATCGCCAACCTGGCCGCCGCCCTGGACCCCTCCTGCTTCGTCATCGGCGGTGGCGTCTCCGCGGCCGACGACCTGCTGATCGGCCCCGCCCGGGACGCGTTCCGCCGCCACCTCACCGGCCGCGGCTACCGCCCCGAGGCCCGCATCGCCCGCGCCCAGCTCGGTCCCGAGGCCGGCATGGTGGGCGCCGCCGACCTCGCCCGGCTGGTCGCCCGCCGCTTCCGGCGCGCCAACCGGCGCCGCGTCGAACGGTACGAGCGCTACGAGAAGTTCGTCGAGACCACCCGCCGCGCCACCCAGGGGCCGCTGTGA
- a CDS encoding sugar kinase: protein MTASLPRQAMPPDEPPGPPEDRGHRIRRRALTLLIIVLLIGVPAGYLVISANQSRDSGKDKERKWAARGLTEAWPSKVQRHIYEVPVPRQADGEGILSTKVAYYETNNWRTSRLYVQFMTTNAGLDYFFKAMGVPRTSLKKDQFPISARDQKIVGWEFKEPGPWWGLAHRQQNPAPTQHIVVKWSHSNHYMVYVVSRTTP, encoded by the coding sequence GTGACCGCCTCCCTGCCCCGCCAGGCCATGCCGCCGGACGAGCCGCCCGGCCCGCCCGAGGACCGCGGGCACAGGATCCGCCGTCGCGCCCTGACCCTGCTGATCATCGTGCTGCTCATCGGTGTCCCGGCCGGCTATCTGGTGATCTCCGCCAACCAGAGCCGCGACAGCGGCAAGGACAAGGAACGCAAGTGGGCGGCGCGAGGCCTCACCGAGGCCTGGCCCTCCAAGGTCCAGCGCCACATCTACGAGGTGCCCGTCCCGCGCCAGGCCGACGGCGAGGGAATCCTGTCGACGAAGGTCGCGTACTACGAGACGAACAACTGGCGTACCAGCCGTCTGTACGTCCAGTTCATGACCACGAACGCGGGGCTGGACTACTTCTTCAAGGCCATGGGCGTCCCTCGCACCAGCCTGAAGAAGGACCAGTTCCCCATCAGCGCCCGTGACCAGAAGATCGTCGGCTGGGAGTTCAAGGAGCCCGGCCCGTGGTGGGGGCTCGCCCATCGGCAGCAGAACCCTGCACCCACGCAGCACATCGTCGTGAAGTGGTCCCACTCCAACCACTACATGGTGTACGTCGTCTCGCGCACGACCCCCTGA
- a CDS encoding DEAD/DEAH box helicase, with protein MSDESSATAVADVPVRLAAVFLPAPLPREGRIAFWDPEGNTGLPDTVDGHTELTVVRRHGNGVRRRTTPALTLPVEAALPLLVRARRDPAAHPATACWGAAALHALRLTARGRLLPGLTPAGHDAWRAGPLDPDDIAHLRAIAAALPHEGHAVPLPGSGALLLPEPEALVRAFLDAVADTLPRTPAAPYAAGMPFAARPAQKLPDAHDWAAEVAAGMDAGVRISLRLDLSAYELFDDPDRVPTAGAAIVQVHSLADPTLVTDAATLWAGTADAAFGARAHVDAALAVRRAARVWPPLDRLTEQDAPDALALSEEELYDLLGVAATRLAAAGVAVHWPRDLAQDLTAQAVVRPAPGSAKDGTGFFESEELLQFRWQLALGGDPLTEAEMDLLAEAHRPVVRLKDQWVLVDPALVRKARKRELGLLDPVDALSAALTGRVEVDGESVEAVPVGALAALRDRLTAGITPVEPPPGLRARLRDYQLRGLAWLDLMTSLGLGGCLADDMGLGKTITVIALHLRRARSEPTLVVCPASLLGNWQREINKFAPGVPVRRYHGPDRTLEDMTGGFVLTTYGTMRSTAPRLAEQPWGMVVADEAQHVKNPYSATARALRTIPTPARVALTGTPVENNLSELWALLDWTTPGLLGPLKSFRARHARAVETGEDEEAVARLARLVRPFLLRRKKSDPGIVPELPPKTETDHPVPLTREQAALYEAVVRESLLAIETADGMSRRGLVLKLLTSLKQICDHPALYLKEEAPGPGAGDRLAARSGKLALLDELLDTLLAEDGSALVFTQYVGMARLITSHLAARAVPVELLHGGTPVPERERMVDRFQSGATPILVLSLKAAGTGLNLTRAGHVVHFDRWWNPAVEEQATDRAYRIGQTQPVQVHRLITEGTVEDRIAEMLESKRALADAILTSGESSFTELTDRALSDLVSLRRAV; from the coding sequence ATGAGCGACGAGTCGTCGGCGACAGCGGTGGCGGACGTGCCCGTGCGCCTCGCGGCCGTCTTCCTCCCCGCCCCCCTCCCGCGCGAGGGCCGCATCGCCTTCTGGGACCCGGAAGGGAACACGGGCCTACCGGACACGGTCGACGGTCATACGGAACTGACGGTGGTACGACGACACGGGAACGGCGTCCGCCGCCGGACCACCCCCGCGCTGACACTGCCCGTCGAAGCGGCACTGCCGCTGCTCGTGCGGGCCCGCCGCGACCCCGCCGCCCATCCCGCCACGGCCTGCTGGGGCGCCGCCGCCCTGCACGCGCTGCGGCTCACCGCCCGCGGCAGACTGCTGCCCGGACTCACCCCCGCCGGCCACGACGCCTGGCGCGCGGGCCCGCTGGACCCCGACGACATCGCCCACCTCAGGGCCATCGCCGCCGCCCTGCCCCACGAGGGCCACGCGGTGCCCCTGCCGGGCTCCGGCGCCCTGCTGCTGCCCGAGCCGGAGGCGCTGGTGCGCGCCTTCCTGGACGCCGTCGCGGACACCCTGCCGCGTACCCCGGCGGCTCCGTACGCCGCGGGGATGCCCTTCGCCGCACGCCCGGCCCAGAAGCTGCCCGACGCCCACGACTGGGCGGCGGAGGTCGCCGCGGGCATGGACGCGGGCGTGCGGATCTCACTCCGCCTCGACCTGTCGGCGTACGAACTGTTCGATGACCCCGACCGGGTGCCCACCGCGGGCGCGGCGATCGTCCAGGTGCACAGCCTCGCCGACCCCACCCTGGTGACCGACGCGGCGACCCTGTGGGCGGGCACCGCGGACGCGGCCTTCGGAGCACGTGCCCACGTGGACGCCGCCCTGGCGGTGCGCCGCGCGGCCCGCGTCTGGCCCCCGCTCGACCGCCTCACCGAACAGGACGCGCCCGACGCCCTGGCACTCTCCGAGGAGGAGCTGTACGACCTGCTCGGGGTCGCCGCGACCCGGCTCGCCGCCGCCGGCGTCGCCGTGCACTGGCCCCGGGACCTCGCCCAGGACCTGACCGCCCAGGCGGTCGTACGTCCGGCGCCCGGCTCGGCGAAGGACGGCACCGGCTTCTTCGAGAGCGAGGAACTCCTCCAGTTCCGCTGGCAGTTGGCGCTCGGCGGAGATCCGCTCACCGAGGCCGAGATGGACCTGCTGGCGGAGGCCCACCGTCCCGTCGTACGCCTCAAGGACCAGTGGGTGCTCGTCGACCCGGCGCTCGTCCGCAAGGCGCGCAAACGCGAACTCGGCCTGCTGGACCCGGTCGACGCGCTCTCGGCCGCACTCACCGGCCGTGTGGAGGTCGACGGCGAGAGCGTCGAGGCGGTCCCGGTCGGCGCGCTGGCCGCCCTGCGCGACCGGCTGACGGCGGGCATCACCCCGGTGGAACCGCCCCCGGGGCTGCGGGCACGCCTCCGCGACTACCAGCTCCGGGGACTCGCCTGGCTGGACCTCATGACCTCCCTGGGCCTCGGCGGCTGCCTCGCCGACGACATGGGGCTCGGCAAGACGATCACCGTCATCGCCCTGCATCTGCGGCGGGCCCGCAGCGAACCGACGCTGGTGGTCTGCCCGGCCTCCCTGCTGGGCAACTGGCAGCGCGAGATCAACAAGTTCGCGCCCGGCGTCCCCGTCCGCCGCTACCACGGCCCCGACCGCACCCTGGAGGACATGACGGGCGGCTTCGTCCTCACGACGTACGGCACCATGCGGTCGACGGCGCCCCGGCTGGCCGAGCAGCCGTGGGGGATGGTCGTCGCGGACGAGGCCCAGCACGTCAAGAACCCGTACTCGGCGACGGCCAGGGCGCTGCGCACGATCCCGACCCCCGCGCGCGTGGCCCTCACCGGCACTCCGGTGGAGAACAACCTCTCCGAACTCTGGGCCCTGCTCGACTGGACCACCCCTGGCCTCCTGGGCCCCCTCAAGTCCTTCCGTGCCCGGCATGCGCGCGCGGTGGAGACCGGTGAGGACGAGGAGGCGGTGGCCCGGCTGGCCCGCCTGGTCCGCCCGTTTCTGCTGCGCCGCAAGAAGTCCGACCCGGGCATCGTCCCCGAACTGCCGCCGAAGACGGAGACGGACCACCCGGTCCCCCTGACCCGCGAACAGGCCGCGCTGTACGAGGCGGTGGTGCGCGAGTCGCTGCTCGCCATCGAGACGGCGGACGGCATGTCGCGCCGCGGCCTGGTGCTGAAGCTGCTGACCTCCCTCAAACAGATCTGCGACCACCCCGCCCTGTACCTGAAGGAGGAGGCCCCCGGGCCCGGAGCGGGAGACCGGCTGGCCGCCCGCTCCGGCAAACTCGCCCTGCTGGACGAGCTGTTGGACACCCTGCTCGCCGAGGACGGCTCGGCGCTGGTCTTCACGCAGTACGTGGGAATGGCCCGCCTGATCACGTCCCACCTCGCGGCTCGCGCGGTCCCGGTGGAACTGCTCCACGGCGGCACCCCGGTCCCCGAGAGGGAACGCATGGTGGACCGCTTCCAGAGCGGCGCGACCCCGATCCTGGTCCTCTCCCTGAAGGCCGCCGGCACCGGCCTGAACCTCACGCGCGCGGGACATGTCGTCCACTTCGACCGCTGGTGGAACCCCGCGGTCGAGGAACAGGCCACGGACCGCGCCTACCGCATCGGCCAGACCCAGCCGGTCCAGGTGCACCGCCTGATCACCGAGGGCACGGTCGAGGACCGCATCGCGGAGATGCTGGAGTCCAAGCGTGCCCTGGCCGACGCGATCCTGACGTCCGGGGAGTCGTCCTTCACGGAACTGACGGACCGGGCACTGTCCGACCTGGTCTCCCTTCGGAGGGCGGTGTGA